The proteins below are encoded in one region of Flavobacterium sp. IMCC34852:
- a CDS encoding T9SS-dependent choice-of-anchor J family protein encodes MKKLLLLLSLMLSINSVSAQFYEGFENTNGPDPLPSTNWTLDSGNWAVFDNGVGQVYHWEINNSVSVPPTPPFVYAGANSAYINRENIGQGNVSEDYLATPAITVPGNGVLAFYNRSYTSGDQGTLYQIKIAPASAQQNDPNAYTLWIQFTEDELNTSFNIYEQKFVDLSAYAGTSIYIAFVRKYTQTSGSLDGDRWLIDEVTVQENSNCLINNSCSNIIVLSAFIDSNNNGIRNTGELPFNQGNFVYQVNDSGTNLNANSNYGDFYIYNPILTDSYDFSYEVNSNYSPYFSSNTTYTDFTGNNNISFLYFPIILTNPYIDTEVRFITEIPPRPGFNYRVRIYYQNTGTTVISNGTLTYVKDPNLTISSISQLGTVATPTGFTYDFTNLGAYHAGFIDVYYLIPTIPTVSIGQLVNHQVSIQVSGDILISNNSDLLTQVIVASWDPNDITESHGERIVFADFGANDYLNYTIRFENTGTAPAEFIRVINQLDNQLDESTFELIGSSHNVDALRNGTQLVFNFNQINLPPSSINIDDGHGYVQYRIKPKPGYAIGDIIPNTASIYFDFNPAIVTNTFNTEFVENLGTDTFEADSVRLYPNPAQEHVTITNTNGTITAVNIFEVSGKRIYSLAENLTAEMNINTSAFAKGLYLIEITTQDNHKFNKKLIIK; translated from the coding sequence ATGAAAAAACTACTACTTCTTTTGTCTTTAATGTTGAGTATAAATTCTGTTTCTGCCCAATTTTACGAAGGCTTTGAAAACACCAACGGTCCCGATCCTTTACCCTCAACCAACTGGACATTGGACAGTGGAAATTGGGCGGTATTTGATAATGGTGTCGGACAAGTCTATCACTGGGAAATAAATAATAGTGTATCCGTTCCTCCAACGCCACCATTTGTGTATGCAGGCGCAAATTCTGCTTATATCAACCGGGAAAACATAGGCCAAGGAAATGTTTCCGAGGATTATTTAGCCACTCCGGCAATTACCGTTCCGGGTAATGGTGTGCTGGCTTTTTATAACAGAAGCTACACTTCAGGTGATCAAGGTACGTTATACCAAATAAAAATTGCTCCGGCATCAGCGCAACAAAATGATCCAAATGCTTATACTTTATGGATACAATTTACAGAAGATGAGCTCAATACATCTTTTAACATCTATGAGCAAAAATTTGTTGACTTATCGGCCTATGCTGGCACAAGTATTTATATTGCTTTTGTTAGAAAGTATACTCAAACCTCTGGCTCGTTAGATGGGGATCGATGGTTAATCGACGAAGTTACTGTCCAGGAAAACAGCAATTGCCTTATTAATAACAGTTGTTCCAACATTATTGTTTTATCCGCTTTTATAGACAGCAACAACAATGGCATTAGAAATACTGGTGAACTTCCTTTCAATCAAGGTAATTTTGTTTATCAGGTCAATGATTCAGGGACGAATTTAAACGCTAATTCAAATTATGGCGATTTTTACATTTACAATCCTATCCTAACCGATTCTTACGATTTTAGCTATGAGGTAAATAGCAATTATAGTCCCTATTTTAGCAGTAATACTACTTACACAGATTTTACAGGCAATAATAATATTTCTTTCCTCTATTTTCCTATTATTCTAACCAATCCTTATATAGACACAGAAGTTCGTTTTATCACTGAGATCCCACCAAGACCGGGTTTCAATTATCGTGTCAGGATTTATTACCAAAATACCGGAACTACTGTTATTTCAAATGGAACTTTAACTTATGTTAAAGACCCTAACTTAACCATTAGTTCTATATCTCAATTGGGAACAGTAGCTACTCCTACGGGATTTACCTATGATTTTACGAATTTGGGAGCTTATCATGCTGGTTTTATTGATGTTTATTATTTAATCCCAACAATACCAACTGTTTCTATTGGACAATTGGTTAATCATCAGGTATCTATTCAAGTTTCAGGTGACATTCTAATTAGTAATAATAGCGATCTGTTAACACAAGTAATTGTGGCTTCTTGGGATCCGAATGACATAACCGAATCGCATGGTGAAAGAATTGTTTTCGCTGATTTTGGTGCCAATGATTATCTGAATTATACCATTCGCTTTGAAAATACCGGTACGGCTCCGGCGGAGTTTATAAGAGTCATCAATCAATTAGACAATCAATTAGATGAAAGCACTTTTGAGTTAATCGGATCAAGTCATAATGTTGACGCTTTAAGAAATGGAACCCAGCTGGTTTTTAATTTCAATCAAATCAACTTACCGCCAAGCAGTATCAATATTGATGATGGTCATGGTTATGTGCAGTACCGAATCAAACCAAAACCAGGTTATGCTATTGGCGATATAATCCCGAATACCGCTTCAATTTACTTTGATTTTAATCCGGCCATAGTTACCAATACTTTCAACACAGAGTTTGTGGAGAATTTGGGAACTGACACTTTTGAAGCCGATTCCGTAAGATTATATCCTAATCCTGCGCAGGAGCATGTCACCATAACTAATACAAACGGAACAATCACCGCGGTAAACATTTTTGAAGTTTCAGGAAAAAGAATTTACAGTCTTGCTGAAAACCTGACGGCCGAAATGAATATCAACACTTCAGCCTTTGCCAAAGGCCTGTACCTGATAGAAATTACTACACAAGATAACCACAAATTCAACAAGAAGCTAATTATTAAGTAG
- a CDS encoding nuclear transport factor 2 family protein — MKKIILLLTLIACSIVVISCGISKSNDYQLTKNYTPDNPELFKAIAEQDSIFFDAYNHCDTKFETYANFYAEDIEFYHDHGGLSNSKKDILEGTKKNICGKVTRTLVQGSIEVYPIKDYGAIEIGLHSFSNNTNPPDEPKKISRFTIFWKKINDQWKIAKVISLH; from the coding sequence ATGAAAAAAATCATTCTTTTATTGACCCTTATTGCATGTTCGATAGTAGTAATCAGTTGTGGCATATCAAAATCAAACGACTATCAACTGACCAAAAACTATACACCGGACAATCCTGAATTGTTTAAAGCCATAGCTGAACAAGACAGTATTTTCTTTGACGCTTACAATCATTGTGATACAAAATTTGAAACCTATGCTAATTTCTATGCAGAGGACATCGAATTTTATCATGACCATGGCGGATTGTCTAATTCGAAAAAAGACATCCTCGAAGGCACCAAGAAAAATATCTGCGGTAAAGTCACGCGAACACTGGTTCAGGGCAGTATTGAAGTCTATCCGATCAAAGATTATGGCGCGATTGAAATTGGGTTACATTCTTTCAGTAACAATACCAATCCACCAGATGAACCTAAAAAAATAAGTCGGTTTACCATCTTTTGGAAAAAAATAAATGACCAATGGAAAATTGCTAAAGTGATAAGTTTGCATTAA
- a CDS encoding alpha-amylase family glycosyl hydrolase yields the protein MKNILLTLSASLLLFGCNCTKEAATKSHVSTQTPFVWESANVYFLLIDRFQNGNPANDKIINRNKPTGILRGFEGGDIRGVIQKLDEGYFTNLGINAIWMTPVVEQIHGSVDEGTGNTYGFHGYWTKDWTAVDPSYGTREDLKELVEKAHAKGIRIMLDAVINHTGPVTDIDPVYPSDWVRTSPKCTYQSYDTYINCTLVENLPDVKTESNANVALPPMLAEKWKKEGRYDQEVAELDAFFKKTGYPRAPKYYIMKWLSDYITDYGIDGYRVDTAKHTTEDVWADFKKVCDQAFADFKKNNPSKVMDNNGFFTVGEVYGYNIGAKRQYDFGDKKVDYYANGFTGLINFDFRNEAKMNYEELFSKYSKILQNDLKGNTVMNYVTSHDDGYPFDKKREKTFESGTKLLLAPGISQVYYGDETARNLEIEGSQGDATLRSFMNWDDLKTDRIKNQLLVHYQLLGTFRKNHPAVGGGVHQMISQSPYVFSRSYSNGNYTDQVVVGLDLPIGKKEISVGTVFANGTKVKDAYSNVTTVVENGKVTIDTNATIVLLEKL from the coding sequence ATGAAAAACATACTGCTTACTTTATCCGCTTCACTCCTATTGTTTGGTTGTAATTGTACCAAAGAAGCGGCAACAAAATCACATGTGTCAACTCAAACCCCATTCGTTTGGGAAAGTGCCAACGTCTATTTCCTTTTAATCGATAGGTTCCAAAACGGAAATCCGGCCAACGATAAAATCATCAACCGCAACAAACCCACCGGAATTTTACGCGGATTTGAAGGCGGTGATATCCGTGGCGTAATTCAGAAATTGGATGAAGGATATTTTACCAATCTCGGCATCAACGCCATTTGGATGACGCCGGTTGTTGAGCAAATTCATGGCTCTGTCGATGAAGGAACAGGAAATACTTATGGTTTTCATGGGTATTGGACCAAAGATTGGACTGCGGTTGACCCAAGTTATGGTACTCGCGAAGATTTAAAAGAATTAGTCGAAAAAGCACACGCCAAAGGCATTCGCATCATGTTGGACGCCGTAATCAATCACACCGGACCGGTAACAGATATTGACCCTGTTTATCCAAGTGATTGGGTTCGAACTTCGCCAAAATGTACTTACCAATCTTACGACACTTATATCAATTGTACGCTGGTAGAAAATCTTCCTGACGTCAAAACGGAAAGTAATGCCAATGTGGCTTTGCCGCCAATGTTAGCCGAAAAGTGGAAAAAAGAAGGTCGATACGACCAAGAAGTAGCCGAATTGGATGCCTTTTTCAAAAAAACCGGCTATCCGAGAGCACCGAAATATTACATCATGAAATGGCTTTCGGATTATATTACCGATTATGGTATTGATGGATACAGAGTCGATACCGCCAAACACACCACCGAAGATGTTTGGGCCGATTTCAAAAAAGTTTGTGACCAAGCTTTCGCTGATTTCAAGAAAAACAACCCATCAAAAGTGATGGACAACAATGGTTTCTTTACCGTGGGAGAAGTGTATGGTTATAATATCGGTGCCAAAAGACAATATGATTTCGGAGACAAAAAAGTAGATTATTACGCCAATGGTTTCACGGGATTAATCAATTTCGATTTCAGAAATGAAGCCAAAATGAACTATGAAGAATTGTTCTCTAAATATTCAAAAATCTTGCAAAACGACTTAAAAGGCAACACCGTAATGAACTACGTAACGTCACATGATGACGGTTATCCATTTGATAAAAAACGGGAAAAAACCTTTGAATCGGGAACCAAATTGTTATTAGCACCCGGAATTTCACAAGTCTATTACGGAGACGAAACTGCTCGTAATTTGGAAATCGAAGGCAGTCAAGGCGATGCTACTTTGCGTTCGTTTATGAATTGGGACGATTTAAAAACGGACAGAATCAAAAACCAATTATTGGTGCATTATCAACTTTTGGGAACATTCCGAAAAAACCATCCTGCCGTTGGTGGCGGAGTTCATCAAATGATTTCGCAATCTCCGTATGTCTTCAGTAGAAGTTACAGTAACGGTAATTATACCGATCAAGTAGTCGTTGGTTTGGATTTACCTATAGGCAAAAAAGAAATCTCGGTCGGAACTGTTTTTGCCAATGGCACTAAAGTGAAAGATGCTTATTCTAATGTAACAACTGTGGTAGAAAATGGCAAAGTAACTATAGACACTAATGCTACGATAGTTTTATTGGAAAAATTATAA
- a CDS encoding glycerophosphodiester phosphodiesterase: MLKIGHRGAKGHAAENTLASFQKAIALGVDMIELDVQLSLDKVPIVIHDETIDRTTSSVGLVTDYSAKELQKLGIPTLRDVFEQVDNRCEINVEIKTFSATQAVLDLIDKNKIDKTKILISSFDWNALQEVRFRDEEIRIGVLTETDLDLALAFAKFIKAEAIHPYFHLLTAENVLKIKEKGFKIFPWTINEPEDITFVTSLNVDGIITDFPERL, encoded by the coding sequence ATGCTCAAAATCGGTCATCGCGGTGCGAAAGGTCATGCTGCCGAAAACACTTTAGCTTCCTTCCAAAAAGCCATTGCTTTAGGCGTTGACATGATTGAACTCGATGTACAATTGAGTTTGGATAAAGTGCCGATAGTCATACACGATGAAACCATTGACCGTACGACTTCGAGCGTGGGCTTGGTTACCGATTATTCCGCTAAAGAATTGCAAAAGTTAGGTATTCCGACTTTACGCGATGTATTCGAACAAGTGGACAATCGCTGCGAAATCAATGTAGAAATCAAAACGTTTTCGGCCACCCAAGCTGTTTTGGATTTGATAGATAAAAACAAAATCGACAAAACTAAAATCCTGATTTCGAGTTTCGATTGGAATGCGTTACAGGAAGTTCGTTTTCGCGATGAGGAAATCCGAATTGGCGTTTTGACAGAAACCGATTTAGACTTGGCTTTGGCTTTCGCCAAATTCATCAAAGCCGAGGCTATTCATCCATACTTTCATTTACTAACTGCTGAAAATGTTTTGAAAATCAAAGAAAAAGGTTTTAAAATTTTCCCGTGGACCATAAATGAGCCGGAAGATATTACCTTTGTGACATCGTTAAACGTTGACGGTATCATTACTGATTTTCCCGAGCGACTATGA
- a CDS encoding glycoside hydrolase family 13 protein, giving the protein MKKLLFSLLISVSAFAQVDKVEPPFWWNDMTLSDVQIMFYGKNIAQNEVTVSNGIIIKGIQKTENPNYLFVTIETKNSPAQDFVFTFKNGKKSFTQNYSLKARRENSRFRKSYDSSDVIYLLMPDRFANGNPNNDNNVALTEKMDRSKDNGRHGGDIEGIIKNLDYIQSLGATAVWPTPLCEDNDERGSYHTYGQSDVYKIDARFGTNEDYVRMSAELHKRGMKNIMDYVTNHWGWQHWMYKDLPTHDWVHQFPEFTNSNYRMTTQFDPNASERDAQYCMDGWFVKSMPDLNQSNPLVLNYLTQNAIWWIEYADLDGFRVDTYSYNDKVGIAKWTKAITDEYPHFNIVGEVWMQDQAQMAYWQKDSKIGAIQSYNSYLPSVMDFTLYNALEKVFNEDKGEWDKGMIRVYDNLANDFLYPNINNILIFAENHDTNRINQAYKNDFKKYQMAMTILATMRGIPQLYYGSEIAMAGDKGKGDGDIRHDFPGGWNSDTNNAFTKAGRTEEQNKFYDFTAKIFNWRKTKDVIHFGKTTHYVPENNVYVYFRYNEKESVMVVVNNSNEKQTFKTNRFQENLKNYKSGKDVLSDVSFDLKNDISIEGKSVLVLELK; this is encoded by the coding sequence ATGAAAAAACTACTCTTCTCTCTCTTGATTTCTGTTTCGGCTTTCGCCCAAGTAGACAAAGTTGAGCCACCATTTTGGTGGAATGACATGACACTTTCCGATGTACAGATTATGTTCTACGGCAAAAATATTGCCCAAAACGAAGTCACTGTTTCCAACGGCATCATTATCAAAGGCATTCAAAAAACCGAAAACCCAAATTATCTTTTTGTAACCATTGAAACGAAAAACAGTCCGGCTCAGGATTTTGTCTTTACTTTCAAAAATGGCAAAAAATCTTTTACTCAAAATTATTCGCTTAAAGCCAGAAGAGAAAATTCACGCTTCCGCAAAAGTTACGACAGTTCAGATGTAATCTATCTTTTAATGCCGGACCGATTTGCCAACGGAAACCCAAACAACGACAATAATGTAGCCTTGACCGAAAAAATGGATCGTTCCAAAGACAACGGCAGACACGGTGGCGATATCGAAGGCATCATCAAAAACTTAGATTATATCCAATCGCTTGGTGCGACAGCCGTTTGGCCAACACCACTTTGCGAAGACAACGACGAAAGAGGTTCGTATCACACTTATGGTCAATCCGACGTTTATAAAATCGACGCACGCTTCGGAACTAATGAAGACTATGTTCGTATGAGCGCCGAATTGCACAAACGCGGCATGAAAAACATCATGGATTATGTAACCAATCATTGGGGTTGGCAACACTGGATGTATAAAGATTTACCTACACACGATTGGGTTCACCAATTCCCGGAATTTACAAATTCTAATTACAGAATGACGACGCAATTCGACCCGAATGCTTCCGAACGCGATGCTCAATATTGTATGGACGGTTGGTTTGTCAAATCGATGCCCGATTTGAATCAGTCGAATCCTTTAGTCTTAAATTACCTGACGCAAAACGCCATTTGGTGGATAGAATACGCCGATCTAGATGGTTTCCGCGTGGATACTTATTCGTATAATGATAAAGTTGGTATCGCCAAATGGACCAAAGCCATCACCGATGAATACCCGCATTTCAATATTGTAGGTGAAGTTTGGATGCAAGACCAAGCGCAAATGGCCTATTGGCAAAAAGACAGTAAAATTGGCGCCATTCAAAGTTACAATTCCTATTTGCCAAGCGTAATGGATTTCACTTTATACAATGCTTTGGAAAAAGTGTTCAACGAAGACAAAGGCGAATGGGACAAAGGAATGATTAGAGTCTATGACAATTTAGCCAATGACTTTTTGTATCCCAACATCAACAACATCCTAATTTTTGCCGAAAACCACGACACCAATCGTATCAATCAAGCTTATAAAAACGATTTCAAAAAATACCAAATGGCCATGACTATTTTGGCAACCATGAGAGGAATTCCGCAATTGTATTACGGCTCCGAAATTGCGATGGCAGGTGACAAAGGCAAAGGCGATGGCGATATTCGTCACGATTTTCCGGGCGGATGGAATAGCGATACCAATAATGCCTTCACCAAAGCCGGTCGAACCGAAGAGCAAAACAAATTCTACGATTTCACGGCGAAAATATTCAATTGGAGAAAAACCAAAGACGTTATTCATTTCGGAAAAACAACGCATTATGTTCCGGAAAACAACGTCTATGTTTATTTCCGCTATAACGAAAAAGAAAGCGTAATGGTCGTGGTTAACAACAGTAATGAAAAACAAACTTTCAAAACCAATAGATTTCAAGAAAATCTAAAAAATTACAAATCAGGAAAAGATGTGTTAAGCGATGTTTCTTTTGATTTGAAAAATGACATTTCGATTGAAGGAAAATCAGTTTTAGTCTTAGAATTAAAATAA
- a CDS encoding NAD(P)/FAD-dependent oxidoreductase: protein MNSNYDIIIVGGGAAGFFTAINIVESNPKLKVAILERGKTVLEKVRISGGGRCNVTHACFVPNDLVKFYPRGEKELRGPFHQFCSGDTIEWFEKHDVELKIEDDGRMFPTTDSSQTIIDCFLGLTQKLKIEVLTGQSVQSLFHGDNYWKVETNHETFSCQKLVMTTGSNPKIWELLENMNHTIIPPVPSLFTFNIKDTRIKDLMGVSAFAHVKVKGTKLEASGPLLITHWGMSGPGILRLSAWGARILAEKKYQFVLEVNWLNDITFDEAMESLKELKQEHAKKIVSKKSPFEFPNRLWESLVLASAIDTETKWADLTKMQLTNLANQLTNGQFQVNGKSTFKEEFVTAGGVDLREINFKTMESKLHENLFFAGEIVNIDAITGGFNFQNAWTSGFIVANSITTS, encoded by the coding sequence ATGAACTCAAACTATGACATCATCATTGTAGGCGGCGGTGCGGCAGGTTTTTTTACGGCCATTAACATCGTTGAGAGCAATCCGAAACTTAAAGTCGCCATTTTAGAACGCGGGAAAACCGTGTTGGAGAAAGTGCGGATTTCCGGCGGCGGCCGTTGTAATGTTACTCATGCATGTTTTGTGCCGAATGATTTGGTCAAATTCTATCCGCGTGGCGAAAAGGAATTACGCGGTCCGTTTCACCAATTTTGCTCAGGCGATACAATTGAATGGTTTGAAAAGCACGACGTCGAATTGAAAATCGAAGACGATGGGAGAATGTTTCCCACTACGGATTCCTCACAAACCATCATCGATTGTTTTTTGGGCTTGACCCAGAAACTAAAAATTGAGGTCTTGACAGGGCAAAGTGTACAATCGCTTTTTCATGGCGACAATTACTGGAAAGTAGAAACCAATCACGAGACATTTTCATGTCAAAAACTGGTCATGACCACCGGTAGCAATCCCAAGATTTGGGAACTGTTGGAAAACATGAATCACACGATTATTCCACCGGTTCCTTCGCTATTTACTTTTAATATCAAAGACACCCGAATCAAAGATTTGATGGGCGTTTCGGCTTTCGCCCATGTGAAAGTCAAAGGCACCAAACTGGAAGCTTCCGGACCATTATTGATTACGCATTGGGGCATGAGCGGCCCGGGAATTTTAAGACTGTCGGCTTGGGGCGCCAGAATTTTGGCAGAGAAAAAATACCAATTTGTGTTAGAAGTCAACTGGCTCAACGACATCACTTTTGACGAAGCCATGGAAAGTTTGAAAGAACTCAAACAAGAACACGCGAAGAAAATAGTGAGTAAAAAATCTCCTTTTGAATTCCCTAACAGACTTTGGGAAAGTTTGGTTTTAGCTTCCGCAATAGATACCGAAACCAAATGGGCTGATTTGACTAAAATGCAACTGACGAATTTGGCGAACCAACTCACCAATGGCCAATTTCAGGTGAATGGCAAAAGTACTTTTAAGGAAGAGTTTGTTACCGCGGGAGGCGTCGACTTAAGAGAAATCAACTTTAAAACGATGGAAAGCAAGTTGCATGAAAATTTATTTTTTGCCGGAGAGATTGTTAATATCGATGCGATTACGGGCGGATTTAACTTTCAAAACGCCTGGACCAGCGGGTTTATTGTGGCTAATTCAATTACAACATCATGA
- a CDS encoding glycoside hydrolase family 31 protein has protein sequence MKSKIHEYQKNNILGMSKKILFLLLVSSLAFAQNANRNYLSHSWKNNQLEIKTSDGTYRIKPYSDKIIETSFVPNGELFNPNSHAVIKTPEKVKTTVSKTANSVSLFTNNITVVINKSPFRITYSNNGKVLLSEKNGYIKKDSTEVLQFNLDNSEILFGGGARALGMNRRGNRLALYNRAHYGYETKAELMNFCIPLVLSSKLYAVHFDNAAIGHLDLDSKKNNTLEYETISGRKTYQVIVGDTWEDLVTNYTDLTGKQPMPARWTLGNFSSRFGYHTQEEVEKTINRFNADGIPVDAIILDLYWFGKTVQGTMGNLEWDKDQFPNPEKMIADLKAKGVKTILITEPFILTTSSKWQEAVDKKILVTDKTGKPATWDFYFGNTSVVDIFNPEGNQWFWNVYKRLINQGVGGMWGDLGEPEVFPSKAMTAAGKADEVHNIYGHNWAKLIADGYQRDFPNQRPFILMRAGYSGSQRFGMMPWSGDVSRSWGGLQSQMEIAMQMGMQGMAYMHSDLGGFAGDYFDNELYLRWLQYGVFNPIFRPHAQEDVASEVTYKDVHTKAKAKKAVELRYQLMPYNYTLAFDNNQKGTPLMRPLFFEEPTNEKLLNEKESYLWGNAFLVKPITNSIGPEPTYHEIYFPKSNNWFDFYTGEKHFGGKSDFVKIEEDHIPTFVRGGSFVPMIETIQNTSKYSLENFNLHFYFDETVKSSTGKLYNDNGETPQAFEKGQYEMLNFNSNNNGKELVIKLTSTVGKNYTATDKTVSVLIHNCKAKRIFVNSQEMVFKTFNEPLQIPITWKKGTTPEIKIEY, from the coding sequence ATGAAATCGAAGATTCACGAATACCAGAAAAACAATATTTTAGGCATGAGTAAAAAAATACTTTTTCTTTTACTTGTCTCTTCTCTTGCATTCGCCCAAAACGCGAATAGAAATTACCTTTCCCACAGCTGGAAAAACAACCAGTTGGAAATAAAAACCAGTGACGGAACTTATCGCATAAAACCTTATTCCGATAAAATTATTGAAACATCATTTGTCCCGAATGGAGAATTATTTAATCCGAATTCGCATGCGGTAATCAAAACACCCGAAAAGGTAAAAACCACTGTTTCCAAAACAGCCAATTCCGTTTCGCTATTTACTAATAATATCACTGTTGTCATCAACAAATCGCCATTCAGAATTACATATTCCAATAACGGAAAAGTTCTATTGTCCGAGAAAAATGGCTACATCAAAAAAGACAGCACCGAAGTTTTACAGTTCAACTTAGACAATTCAGAAATTTTATTTGGCGGTGGCGCAAGAGCTTTGGGCATGAACCGTCGTGGGAATCGCTTGGCCTTGTACAATAGAGCGCATTATGGCTATGAAACTAAAGCCGAATTGATGAACTTCTGTATTCCACTGGTTTTGTCTTCTAAATTGTACGCCGTACATTTCGACAACGCCGCGATTGGCCATTTGGATTTAGACAGTAAAAAGAACAATACGTTAGAATACGAAACCATTTCGGGCCGAAAAACATACCAAGTTATTGTAGGCGATACTTGGGAAGATTTGGTAACCAACTACACCGATTTAACCGGAAAACAACCGATGCCGGCACGCTGGACTTTGGGGAATTTCTCAAGCCGATTTGGATACCACACCCAAGAAGAAGTGGAAAAAACCATCAATCGATTTAATGCTGACGGAATTCCCGTGGACGCGATTATCCTCGACTTGTATTGGTTTGGCAAAACCGTTCAAGGCACGATGGGCAATCTCGAATGGGACAAGGACCAATTCCCGAATCCCGAGAAAATGATAGCCGATTTGAAGGCCAAAGGCGTTAAAACCATTTTAATAACCGAACCTTTCATCCTGACAACCTCATCGAAGTGGCAAGAAGCCGTCGATAAAAAAATATTGGTCACCGATAAAACCGGAAAACCCGCCACTTGGGATTTCTATTTCGGAAACACTAGCGTTGTCGACATCTTCAACCCCGAAGGCAATCAATGGTTTTGGAATGTTTACAAACGCTTAATCAACCAAGGAGTTGGCGGCATGTGGGGCGATTTGGGCGAACCGGAAGTTTTCCCTTCCAAAGCCATGACAGCTGCCGGAAAAGCGGATGAAGTGCATAATATTTACGGTCACAATTGGGCCAAATTAATCGCCGATGGTTACCAAAGAGATTTTCCTAACCAAAGACCATTTATCCTAATGCGTGCCGGCTATTCGGGTTCGCAACGTTTTGGGATGATGCCTTGGAGCGGCGACGTTTCAAGAAGTTGGGGAGGTTTACAATCCCAGATGGAAATCGCGATGCAAATGGGAATGCAAGGTATGGCGTATATGCATTCTGATCTTGGCGGATTTGCCGGAGATTATTTCGACAACGAATTGTATTTGCGTTGGTTACAATACGGTGTTTTCAACCCGATTTTCCGTCCGCATGCGCAAGAAGACGTGGCTTCGGAAGTCACTTATAAAGATGTTCACACCAAAGCCAAAGCCAAAAAAGCTGTGGAGTTACGCTACCAATTGATGCCTTATAATTACACTTTGGCTTTCGATAACAACCAAAAAGGAACACCATTAATGCGACCTTTATTCTTTGAAGAGCCAACGAATGAAAAATTGCTCAACGAAAAGGAAAGCTATCTATGGGGAAATGCGTTTTTGGTAAAACCAATCACTAATTCGATTGGACCAGAACCAACTTATCATGAAATTTATTTCCCCAAAAGCAACAATTGGTTTGATTTTTACACTGGTGAAAAACATTTTGGAGGAAAATCTGATTTTGTAAAAATAGAGGAAGACCATATTCCGACATTTGTTCGCGGTGGCAGTTTCGTCCCAATGATTGAAACGATTCAAAACACTTCAAAATATTCGTTAGAAAACTTCAATTTGCATTTCTATTTTGACGAAACGGTTAAATCTTCCACCGGAAAATTGTACAACGACAACGGGGAAACCCCGCAAGCTTTTGAAAAAGGACAATATGAAATGCTCAATTTCAATAGCAACAACAATGGCAAAGAATTGGTTATAAAACTAACTTCAACCGTTGGAAAAAACTATACCGCAACCGACAAAACTGTTTCGGTATTGATTCACAATTGTAAAGCCAAACGCATTTTTGTCAACAGCCAAGAAATGGTTTTCAAAACTTTTAACGAACCTTTACAAATTCCGATAACCTGGAAAAAAGGAACAACTCCTGAAATTAAAATTGAATACTAA